GTCACTCCCGGGCAGGAGCAgggcggcggcggcggctccCTCGGCGTCCGGCCGTTCGCTCAGGCAGCGGGAAAGTCGCCGGCGCCAGAACGGCGTAATCGCGGCGGAAAGCTCGCCGGGCGCCAGGCGGAGATGCCTGAAGGAGCTGATGCGCCGCAATGGCTGGGGCGGCTTCGGCGGCATGTGGAGCGGCCTGGGCGGCGAGGGGGGCGGCGACAGGGGCTCCCTGTCCTCCTCGGGCACCGACGAGTCGGCCGGGCCCCCGGCGCTGGCGCTGGAGCCCCGGGAACACGAGTGGATGGTGGCGGCGGCGGCCGGGGACTGGGACAGGATGGAGGCGCTGCTCCTGCAGGAGCCCAGCCTGCTCAACAAGAAGGACTTTGTCAGCGGCCTGACCGCCACTCACTGGCTGGCCAAGCTGGGCAAGGACGAGGTGCTGGTCAAGCTGGTGCGCCTGGCGGAGGGGCGGCGGTGGCCGCTCGATGTGAACGCCAAGGCGGGCGGCGGGGGCTACACCGCCCTGCACCTCGCCGCCATGCAGGGCCACCCCATGGTCATCAAACTGCTGGTGGGCGCCTACGGCGCCGACGTGGACGTCCGAGACTACCGCGGCCGCAAAGCCTGGCAGTACCTGGGCAGCCAGGCGCCCAGCCAACTGCGGGAGCTGGCGGGGGCTCCGGGGGAAGAGCCCCAGACCCCCAGGCaaagccccctccccaccgcggAGCAGCCGGCGGACAATCCGGCCAAAAAAGCCGACTTCTCCATCATTGCCTCAATACACAGATTCCTGAAAGCGTCTGCCTGGCAGAGGAGAAAAACAGAAGCGGACCATTAATAAACCTCTCCCACAATAGACTCAAACTCTGGGTGCTCCAACTGGAATTGGTCACCTTCCAtctcaaattattttttttaaaaacaagaattgatttattattgtcacatgtactgggatacagtgaaaaatattaagaCTTGCCTACCTAAAACAAAAGACTTGCCTAAGATCATTTCATAATCTGTCCTCTAGATTTTGGAAGGTTTGCATTTAATTTTAGTCCTTTTCCTTGAAGGAAATTTCCTCTCCGAATGTATTTTGTGTTTTGACATCTTACCAAAATGTGCATTTACAATCTCTCCGCTGTGGAGGTGTAACTGGAGTTCAGGAGTGGCACCGCTACTCATTGTGCTGCTTTATGATTCCAAAGTTCACCAGAAAAAGCTCTTTTTGATAATATGTGTGtatctacgtgtgtgtgtgtgtacatgtctatATCTGCACATGTCGGTACGTGATGACATCAGGATCAGATGTGATGGAACAGGTCACAAGGATGGAAGATTATCATTCATCTTATACCAATGTAACTTAAACATTTATGTTCGGTTTCCTTTTcaaaacatcgtgggccgaagggcctgatccttgTTCTATGGTTCGTTTTAAGTTCCCGTAATTAGAACATATTTGTACAAAGCGTGTGTGGATTTCAACATATTCTTGTTCTTTTGAGACCGGTTATTACTGTGGAAATATTGCCTAGGCACCTTATGCTGGTTCATATGATTTGTATAGAGATTAACAGTTCAATAAAATTAACCAGGTACCGAGATTTAAAATACCAGACTTTATGTGGTGCTTTTTTAAAAGTGAGTTGCCAACTTGAATTTGTCTTCATGTTAATACTTAACAAATAACCTTCTAAGATTGTTACTTATTTTCAACATATATTGTGAAAAACTAGTATCTTCATGCATATCAGCTATGAATTATGTTTAGACATGTTCTACATGAATATGTTTTCTTCTGCATATTCCATATTTTTGCTCGGAATTTTGAGTTTCAGACCATATCATATCCTGCCAACAGGGTTGAGTATTCCAGTGTGTGAGAAAGTAGAGAATGGCTTGACCTGTTTGTGGATCTTTCATTAGAACAGATTTCTACCAAGGGAGTTTGCATCTGAATGTTGGCCTGTTTGAGACCTGTTTGCACCCTGAGCATGTTTCCAAAATCTTCTATTTTAAGTGCAGACCTCCCTACATTTTCAGTTCCCCCCAAtattctcaccctctcccctttCTCATTGTCTACGTCTTTCCCAGCCTTTTCTCCATCTCAGCTCGTTTCAAGCTGTTTTGTTCCTTTATTGCCTCTTCCACCACCTAACTCAATAATCTTTTCTAACTTTTAATAGTTTCTTGCTTTTCTATTAAGCCGTTTACAGGCGATTCAAACCAATTAACCACCCACATAAGCACATGTATGTACAACTCTTCCCCCTGCAGTTTAAACATGAAATTAACCACCCATTTGTCCTTTGTGTTCGAGTCTGTAAGTGGCTTGCTTAATTAACCTTCCATTtggagttctgatgaaaagttaaCAATTGAAATGTCAATTTGTCTTTGCTCCTTGCACATATTGAAGGACCTGCTGcgtttttacagcattttctctgcttACTGTTTATTCAGAACTTGCATATATATTTTTGTACTAACAAATTGATTTCAGTAATATGTTCActgagagtcgggggggggggggggggaatatgtgTCCTTTGCCTCAAAATTTCAACCAAATATTTGAAGCAAAGTGCAAATTACTCAGTGTTTGTTCATCATTACTTTGCCATTGGACAATTTTTAGACTATTTTACCATTGTTTTAAAAAGTGGATATTTGGTCATGGTGATAAAATGTAGATTGCTTTGTGTGGCTGATTTACCACTGAATGTATCTGTTAATTATTGTTACAGATAACAGGTAATTATTGttactcacagaatccctacagtgccattcggcccatcgagtttgcactgaccacaatcccacccaggacctattcccgtaactccacatttaccctgctaatcccctgacactaagggtcaatttaccatggccaatcaacctaatccgcacatctttggactgtgggaggaaaccggagcacccggaggaaacccatgcagacacggggagactgtgtaaactccacacagacagtgacctgaggccggaattgaacccgggttcctggcgctgtgaggcagcagtgctaaccactgtgccaccgtgctgccctgtactCAATAAATACTGTAGAATGTGTTTTCATTGCAGCTACTGATGTAGTTGTAATTCAAGTAATATTAGAGTAGTATTATGCAACATAATTCCCTGGTGACTGGATCTGAACCATTCTTAAGAATATTCAGGCAAGCAAGCACACACTCTCTTCTAGAATCATAGAGGCATAGAGTTGTACAGCACATGTATGTACAACTCTTCCCCCTGCAGTTTAAATATGAAATGTTCACAGAGGGGATAATCCATGCTCTCCTAAGACTTAAATCTGAGGTCAAGCAATTGTAAGAGCTACTGAGGAATTGCAATTGACCACCAGGGAATTTTGTAAACCAGGTTgggaaataaactttttttttgctctATGTGGTGCCATGTATGAGAATCACTGTACGATTGCACCCTGACTCTGGATTTAGACTGAATACTATGGTATCAGTGCAAAGTGGAAATTATAAACGTCAAAC
The nucleotide sequence above comes from Mustelus asterias chromosome 4, sMusAst1.hap1.1, whole genome shotgun sequence. Encoded proteins:
- the LOC144492401 gene encoding uncharacterized protein LOC144492401; this translates as MFEKLGDMSQSRFLVAASPGAPFRPAGDAPPASDCGGNVPPPEECKMLTYGAVLEDVNRLSHLLDRFLETAENSDRRNGGANPAPARAAGRPQSPGGSLPGRSRAAAAAPSASGRSLRQRESRRRQNGVIAAESSPGARRRCLKELMRRNGWGGFGGMWSGLGGEGGGDRGSLSSSGTDESAGPPALALEPREHEWMVAAAAGDWDRMEALLLQEPSLLNKKDFVSGLTATHWLAKLGKDEVLVKLVRLAEGRRWPLDVNAKAGGGGYTALHLAAMQGHPMVIKLLVGAYGADVDVRDYRGRKAWQYLGSQAPSQLRELAGAPGEEPQTPRQSPLPTAEQPADNPAKKADFSIIASIHRFLKASAWQRRKTEADH